A region from the Caloramator mitchellensis genome encodes:
- the fusA gene encoding elongation factor G: MKEYKIDNIRNIGVIGHGGTGKTTLIEAILFDCKATDRMGRVEDGTTVCDFDPEEKKRQISISTAVAPCEWGNYRINFVDTPGYFDFVGEVLEGLRAVDSAIITVCAASGLQVGTEKAWKYVNKYKIPRAFLINKMDRENADFDKAFKQLKDKFGLSVAALEIPIGNEADFKGVVSILEKKALIYDQKTKSMVETEIPADLVSVVDEYRNILMESVAETDEELLEKYLGEGELSDEEILKGLRKGILNCEVAPVFCGSALSNVAMATLLDCIVNYFPSPADRIEFKGKNPKNNEAEVRKSSPDEKFSAFVFKTIADPFVGKLSMFRVISGSISSDSVVYNATQDKTEKVGTIYVLKGKNQTPVQKLSAGDIGAVAKLQYTMTGDTLADASKPIVYDGIEFPEPAISMTFKPKSKNDEDKISTGLHKLLEEDPTFKISRDVENAELIISGVGELHLEVIASKLKNKFGAEVTLDIPKVPYRETIRKTSDVQGKHKKQSGGHGQYGDVVIKFEPQHETEDLVFVDQIVGGVVPRQYIPAVEKGLRESMKKGVLAGYPVINLKATLHYGSYHPVDSSEMAFKTAASLAFKKGIKEADPVLLEPIMHFEITVPDEYMGDVIGDINKRRGRVLGMEQKDGMQVIMAEMPMAETFKYATDLRSMTQARGSFTSKFERYEEVPANIAQKIIENAHKEKEEDEE, from the coding sequence ATGAAGGAATACAAAATTGATAACATCAGAAACATTGGTGTAATTGGACATGGTGGAACTGGAAAGACAACTTTAATCGAGGCAATATTGTTTGATTGTAAAGCAACTGATAGAATGGGTAGAGTTGAAGATGGGACAACAGTTTGCGACTTCGACCCAGAAGAAAAGAAAAGACAGATTTCAATTTCTACAGCTGTTGCACCATGTGAATGGGGAAACTATAGAATAAACTTTGTTGACACTCCAGGATATTTCGATTTTGTTGGAGAAGTTTTAGAAGGATTAAGGGCTGTTGACTCAGCTATAATTACAGTATGTGCTGCTTCAGGATTGCAGGTTGGAACTGAAAAGGCATGGAAATATGTGAATAAATACAAGATACCAAGAGCTTTCTTAATCAATAAAATGGATAGAGAAAATGCTGATTTTGATAAGGCATTTAAACAATTAAAGGATAAATTTGGTCTTTCAGTAGCTGCACTTGAAATTCCAATAGGAAATGAGGCGGATTTTAAGGGAGTAGTCAGCATATTAGAAAAGAAGGCTTTAATTTACGATCAAAAGACCAAATCGATGGTTGAAACGGAAATACCAGCTGATTTAGTATCAGTTGTTGATGAATATAGAAATATATTGATGGAATCTGTAGCTGAAACTGATGAGGAATTATTAGAGAAATATTTAGGAGAAGGAGAGCTTTCAGACGAGGAAATATTGAAGGGATTAAGAAAAGGTATTTTAAATTGTGAAGTAGCTCCTGTATTCTGTGGTTCAGCACTTTCAAATGTTGCTATGGCAACGCTGCTCGACTGCATAGTTAATTATTTCCCATCACCAGCTGATAGAATTGAATTTAAGGGTAAAAATCCTAAAAATAATGAAGCTGAAGTTAGGAAATCCAGTCCTGATGAAAAATTTTCAGCATTTGTATTTAAGACAATAGCTGACCCATTTGTTGGAAAGCTTTCAATGTTCAGAGTAATATCAGGAAGTATATCTTCAGATTCAGTTGTATATAATGCAACTCAAGATAAGACCGAGAAGGTTGGAACTATATATGTTTTAAAGGGAAAGAATCAGACTCCAGTTCAAAAATTGTCTGCTGGAGATATTGGAGCGGTAGCAAAACTGCAGTATACTATGACAGGTGATACTTTAGCGGATGCAAGCAAGCCAATAGTTTATGACGGCATTGAATTCCCAGAGCCTGCTATTTCAATGACATTCAAGCCAAAATCTAAGAATGATGAAGATAAGATTTCAACAGGATTACACAAGCTATTAGAGGAAGACCCAACATTTAAGATATCAAGAGATGTTGAAAATGCAGAACTAATTATTTCTGGAGTTGGAGAGCTTCATCTTGAGGTTATTGCAAGTAAATTAAAGAACAAGTTCGGTGCTGAAGTTACACTAGATATTCCAAAGGTTCCATATAGAGAAACAATAAGAAAGACATCCGATGTTCAAGGTAAGCATAAGAAACAATCTGGTGGACATGGGCAGTATGGCGATGTTGTTATAAAGTTTGAACCACAGCATGAAACGGAAGACTTGGTTTTTGTTGACCAAATCGTTGGTGGTGTTGTTCCAAGACAATATATACCTGCTGTTGAAAAGGGACTTAGGGAATCAATGAAAAAGGGTGTTCTTGCAGGTTATCCTGTAATCAACTTAAAAGCAACATTACACTATGGTTCTTACCACCCTGTTGATTCCTCAGAAATGGCATTCAAAACAGCTGCTTCGCTGGCATTTAAAAAGGGTATTAAGGAGGCTGACCCTGTCCTTCTTGAACCTATTATGCATTTTGAAATAACTGTTCCGGATGAATATATGGGAGATGTAATAGGCGATATCAATAAAAGACGCGGTAGAGTTTTAGGAATGGAACAAAAAGATGGAATGCAAGTGATAATGGCTGAAATGCCAATGGCAGAAACATTTAAATATGCCACTGATTTAAGGTCCATGACTCAGGCAAGAGGAAGCTTTACAAGTAAGTTTGAAAGGTATGAAGAAGTCCCAGCAAATATAGCACAAAAGATTATTGAAAATGCTCATAAGGAAAAGGAAGAAGATGAAGAATAA
- the lepB gene encoding signal peptidase I: MRDRILTEIKEWVISIAIAAVIAFAIKGFIFDIVQVSGPSMIPTLHDNDRVAIEKISLYTKSFKRGEIIILDPGEKGRGLYIKRLIALPGDRLQIKSGSVFINGEKVNEPYLSEGTETYAEENIDMIIPEGFVYVLGDNREVSEDSRYIGPIPFDHIKGHAIFKVFPFSDMKKL, from the coding sequence ATGAGAGATAGAATATTAACTGAAATCAAAGAATGGGTAATATCCATTGCTATAGCTGCGGTTATTGCATTTGCAATAAAGGGATTTATATTTGATATAGTTCAGGTTTCGGGTCCTTCTATGATTCCTACACTGCACGATAACGACAGAGTTGCTATAGAAAAAATAAGCTTATATACAAAGAGTTTCAAAAGAGGCGAAATAATCATACTTGACCCGGGTGAAAAAGGACGAGGTCTTTATATAAAAAGATTGATTGCTCTACCTGGCGATAGATTACAGATAAAAAGTGGAAGCGTGTTTATAAACGGCGAAAAGGTAAATGAACCATATCTTTCAGAAGGAACGGAAACATATGCTGAAGAAAATATCGATATGATTATTCCTGAAGGATTTGTGTATGTATTAGGCGATAATAGAGAGGTAAGTGAGGATAGCAGATATATAGGTCCAATACCCTTTGATCACATAAAGGGGCATGCAATATTTAAAGTATTCCCATTTAGTGACATGAAAAAATTATAA
- the phoU gene encoding phosphate signaling complex protein PhoU, translated as MTRLHFQHQLEDVKHKLLRMGSLVESIVDMAVTSLKEQDLEAASKIALEDDKIDSMDIEIEMDCMKLLALQQPLAKDLRTIATALKIITDLERIGDHAVNIAKITLEIGKEPLIKPLIDIPRMARIAQEMIRLSLDAYVKEDIELAKKAAEMDQQVDDIYQAIIDELLQMIVDDPKITKQATKLMFVGRYLERIADHTTNVCERIIYMVTGKLEEIN; from the coding sequence ATGACAAGATTGCACTTTCAACATCAACTTGAAGATGTGAAACACAAATTACTTAGAATGGGTTCGCTTGTAGAATCAATAGTAGATATGGCCGTTACATCTTTAAAGGAACAGGATTTAGAAGCTGCTTCAAAAATTGCATTGGAGGACGACAAAATTGATTCAATGGATATAGAAATAGAAATGGATTGTATGAAGCTTTTAGCACTTCAGCAGCCTTTGGCAAAGGATTTGAGGACAATTGCAACAGCGCTAAAAATAATAACCGACCTAGAAAGAATTGGAGACCATGCAGTAAACATTGCTAAAATCACATTGGAAATAGGCAAAGAACCACTCATAAAACCTCTTATTGATATTCCAAGAATGGCGAGAATTGCACAGGAAATGATTAGGCTTAGTCTGGATGCATATGTAAAGGAAGACATTGAACTTGCAAAGAAGGCGGCAGAAATGGACCAGCAAGTAGACGATATATACCAGGCAATAATAGATGAACTGCTTCAAATGATTGTTGATGACCCTAAAATTACAAAGCAGGCCACAAAACTTATGTTTGTTGGAAGATATTTAGAAAGAATTGCTGACCACACAACAAACGTATGCGAACGCATAATCTACATGGTTACTGGCAAACTAGAAGAAATTAACTAA
- the pstB gene encoding phosphate ABC transporter ATP-binding protein PstB has translation METVLNVRNLNFYYGNNLALKNINMDIYKNNITAFIGPSGCGKSTFLRTLNRMNDFIENTKVEGEILFEGKNIYSKEIDPVELRRRIGMVFQKPNPFPKTIYENIVYGLRNNGVNKKDILDEVVEKTLKSVALYDEVKDKIYKSALELSGGQQQRLCIARAIAMQPDVVLMDEPTSALDPISTMKIEELLLELKKEYTIIIVTHSMQQAARISDQTAFFLSGEVIEYDRTDKIFENPRDKRTEDYITGRFG, from the coding sequence ATGGAAACTGTATTAAATGTAAGAAACTTGAATTTTTATTACGGTAATAATTTGGCTCTAAAAAATATAAATATGGATATATACAAAAACAATATAACTGCATTTATCGGTCCATCCGGTTGCGGTAAATCAACATTTCTGAGAACTTTGAACAGGATGAATGATTTTATAGAAAATACTAAGGTTGAAGGTGAAATATTATTCGAAGGAAAAAATATTTATTCTAAAGAAATAGATCCTGTTGAGCTAAGAAGAAGAATTGGAATGGTATTTCAAAAACCAAATCCATTTCCTAAAACTATATATGAAAACATTGTGTATGGATTGAGAAATAACGGAGTTAACAAGAAGGATATTCTTGATGAAGTAGTTGAAAAAACGCTAAAATCAGTAGCACTCTATGATGAAGTTAAAGATAAGATTTATAAATCTGCTTTAGAGCTTTCAGGTGGGCAGCAGCAAAGATTATGCATTGCAAGGGCAATTGCTATGCAACCTGATGTTGTTCTAATGGATGAGCCTACTTCTGCCCTTGATCCTATTTCAACTATGAAGATAGAAGAGCTTTTATTAGAACTTAAGAAGGAGTATACTATAATTATAGTGACTCATTCGATGCAGCAGGCAGCAAGAATTTCTGACCAGACGGCATTTTTCTTAAGTGGTGAAGTAATTGAGTATGACAGAACCGACAAAATATTCGAAAACCCGAGGGACAAAAGAACAGAGGATTATATTACAGGTAGATTCGGTTAA
- the pstA gene encoding phosphate ABC transporter permease PstA yields the protein MNESQRIKRRKFKNSIFHAIIFACTLFGIIVLAILLYSILNKGLRWLSIEFITNFPSRFPKKAGIFPALLGSLWLIVLTAIIAFPIGVGTAIYLEEYAKENRFTEFIKLNIANLAGVPAIIYGMLGLAVFVRALGFGRSILAGALTMSLLILPTIIISSQEALRTVPTSLKQASYALGTTKWQTITGVILPYSIPGILTGTILGISRALGEAAPLIVVGALAYVSFIPATPFDQFTVLPIQIFNWSSMPKREFQNVAAAGIIVLLAILLSVNSIAIILRNKYQIRMKD from the coding sequence ATGAATGAGTCTCAAAGAATTAAAAGAAGAAAATTTAAAAATTCTATTTTTCATGCAATTATCTTTGCTTGCACATTGTTTGGGATTATAGTGCTTGCAATACTACTATATAGTATTTTAAACAAAGGACTTAGATGGTTGAGTATTGAATTTATAACTAATTTCCCTTCAAGATTTCCTAAAAAGGCAGGAATCTTCCCGGCTCTACTAGGAAGTTTGTGGCTCATTGTATTAACGGCCATAATTGCTTTTCCAATAGGTGTTGGAACAGCTATTTATCTTGAGGAATATGCAAAGGAGAACAGATTTACAGAATTCATTAAATTAAATATTGCAAATCTAGCTGGAGTTCCAGCAATTATTTACGGTATGCTTGGACTTGCAGTTTTTGTAAGAGCATTAGGTTTTGGAAGAAGTATTTTAGCTGGAGCACTTACAATGTCTCTTTTGATTTTGCCAACTATTATTATATCTTCGCAGGAGGCACTAAGAACAGTTCCTACATCATTAAAGCAGGCATCCTATGCACTCGGAACTACTAAATGGCAGACTATAACAGGTGTAATACTTCCTTATTCGATTCCGGGAATTTTAACGGGAACAATTCTTGGAATTTCCAGGGCTTTGGGTGAGGCAGCTCCTTTGATAGTAGTTGGAGCTTTAGCATATGTGTCATTTATACCTGCAACTCCGTTTGATCAGTTTACAGTTTTGCCTATACAAATATTCAATTGGTCTAGTATGCCTAAAAGAGAGTTTCAAAACGTTGCAGCCGCTGGAATTATAGTTTTACTAGCAATACTTCTATCTGTCAATTCCATAGCAATAATCTTAAGAAATAAATATCAAATTAGAATGAAGGACTAG
- the pstC gene encoding phosphate ABC transporter permease subunit PstC, translating to MKKIQFSSKENMKKREKIIKVFLTFLGTISIFTTLGIIFSLFEETVQFFSKVPIVEFLTGREWTPLFQPPRFGVLPLVLGTTLIVIISSIISIPIGLGSAIYLSEYAPKRVRKILKPTLEILAGIPSIVYGYFALTVITPIIKSIFPEVSVYNALSAGIAVGIMTVPLVSSLSEDAMMAVPDSLRLGAYGLGATKLEVATQIVVPAALPTIIASFILAISRAVGETMIVAMAAGSTPKMTLNPLESIQTMTGYIVQISMGDVPYGSIGYRTLFAVGALLFIMTLMLNVISRYVMRKYRRAY from the coding sequence ATGAAAAAGATTCAGTTTTCCAGTAAAGAGAACATGAAAAAAAGAGAAAAAATAATAAAGGTATTCCTAACTTTTTTGGGTACCATTTCTATTTTTACGACATTAGGAATTATTTTTTCACTTTTTGAAGAAACAGTCCAGTTTTTCTCTAAAGTTCCGATAGTAGAGTTCCTAACAGGTAGGGAATGGACACCGCTTTTCCAACCGCCAAGATTTGGAGTATTGCCATTAGTATTAGGAACTACTCTAATAGTTATAATATCAAGTATTATTTCTATACCAATAGGACTTGGAAGTGCAATTTATCTGAGTGAATATGCACCTAAAAGGGTAAGAAAAATACTTAAACCAACGCTTGAAATACTTGCAGGAATTCCATCGATTGTATATGGATATTTTGCTCTAACTGTTATAACTCCAATCATAAAATCCATTTTCCCAGAAGTAAGTGTATATAATGCCCTGAGTGCAGGCATTGCTGTAGGAATAATGACTGTCCCACTTGTTTCATCTCTAAGTGAAGATGCCATGATGGCAGTGCCAGATTCATTAAGACTCGGAGCTTATGGTCTTGGGGCTACTAAACTAGAAGTTGCAACTCAAATAGTTGTTCCTGCAGCTCTACCAACAATAATAGCATCATTTATACTTGCAATCTCAAGAGCGGTTGGAGAAACTATGATAGTTGCAATGGCAGCAGGATCAACTCCCAAAATGACATTAAACCCACTTGAGAGCATTCAAACTATGACGGGGTATATAGTACAAATTAGTATGGGAGATGTGCCTTACGGGTCAATAGGGTATAGAACACTCTTCGCAGTAGGGGCATTACTTTTCATTATGACATTGATGTTAAACGTAATTTCCAGATATGTCATGAGAAAGTACAGGAGGGCATATTGA
- a CDS encoding PstS family phosphate ABC transporter substrate-binding protein, whose amino-acid sequence MNSKKILTGLLAGILTLSFTACAPKKESNLAGIVKIDGSSTVYPITQAVAEEFNKENPDVSITVGISGTGGGFKKFVVGETDINDASRKVKQEELDKAKTNGIDMMELEVAYDGIAVVVNPENNWVDDITTDELKLIWDKDSKVVYWSDVRPEWPKEKIKLYGPGTDSGTFDYFTAEINGEEKRIRTDYTASEDDNVLVQGVEGDKFAMGFFGHSYYEENKDKLKALKINGIEATTENIKNGNYKPLSRPLFIYVNTKALERPELKTFVKFYLEKAKDLVEEVGYVPLDDAKYQEQLNKIK is encoded by the coding sequence ATGAATAGCAAAAAAATTTTAACAGGATTATTAGCAGGGATATTAACTTTATCATTTACAGCATGTGCACCAAAAAAAGAATCTAATCTGGCGGGAATAGTTAAAATTGACGGTTCAAGCACTGTTTATCCTATAACTCAAGCAGTAGCAGAAGAGTTTAACAAGGAAAACCCAGATGTAAGTATAACAGTTGGTATTTCAGGAACTGGCGGCGGTTTTAAAAAGTTTGTTGTTGGTGAAACTGACATAAACGATGCTTCAAGAAAGGTTAAGCAAGAAGAATTAGATAAAGCAAAGACAAATGGAATAGATATGATGGAATTAGAAGTTGCGTATGATGGAATAGCAGTAGTAGTAAATCCAGAAAATAACTGGGTAGACGATATTACAACAGATGAGTTGAAGTTAATTTGGGATAAGGATTCAAAAGTTGTTTACTGGAGTGATGTAAGACCTGAATGGCCAAAGGAAAAGATTAAATTATATGGTCCAGGAACGGATTCTGGAACATTTGATTACTTTACAGCTGAAATAAATGGAGAAGAAAAGAGAATAAGAACAGATTATACAGCAAGCGAAGACGACAACGTTTTGGTACAGGGTGTAGAAGGAGATAAGTTTGCGATGGGTTTCTTTGGTCATTCTTACTATGAAGAGAACAAAGATAAACTAAAAGCACTAAAAATAAATGGGATAGAAGCAACAACTGAAAATATTAAGAATGGTAACTATAAACCGCTTTCAAGACCACTGTTTATATATGTGAATACTAAAGCACTTGAAAGACCTGAATTAAAGACATTTGTTAAATTCTATCTAGAAAAAGCAAAGGATTTAGTTGAAGAAGTAGGCTATGTACCTCTAGATGATGCTAAGTATCAAGAACAACTTAACAAAATAAAATAA